A region from the Silene latifolia isolate original U9 population chromosome 7, ASM4854445v1, whole genome shotgun sequence genome encodes:
- the LOC141592593 gene encoding transcription factor bHLH35-like produces MDNFGEVEYQYYWETNMFHHAQELDSWGFEDTLSTYYDSSSPDGIASPTGSKNIVSERNRRKKLNERLFALRAVVPNISKMDKASIIRDAISYIQELNEQQRVIRAEISEMENYRWKNSSNGSPCSVDFDQDFPSVISKPSKRTKVDYGGKQYAPCSKLSTIDDLEMRVSYVGEKTVVVSLTCSKKEGTLVKLCELFEALKLKIITAHITAFSGRLLKTVFVEADELEKDELRLKIETAISLARV; encoded by the exons ATGGATAATTTTGGTGAAGTTGAGTACCAATATTACTGGGAAACCAACATGTTCCACCATGCTCAAGAACTTGACAG TTGGGGATTTGAAGATACTTTATCAACATATTATGATTCGAGTTCCCCTGATGGAATTGCTTCTCCGACTGGATCCAAGAACATTGTTTCTGAAAGGAATCGCCGTAAAAAGCTTAATGAACGTCTCTTTGCTCTTCGTGCCGTTGTCCCAAATATCAGCAAG ATGGATAAAGCTTCAATTATAAGGGATGCGATATCATACATACAAGAACTTAATGAGCAACAACGGGTAATCAGAGCAGAGATATCAGAGATGGAGAATTACAGATGGAAAAACAGTAGTAATGGTAGCCCATGTTCTGTCGATTTTGATCAGGATTTTCCGTCGGTGATTTCAAAACCCAGTAAGAGGACCAAGGTTGATTATGGCGGAAAACAATATGCTCCTTGTTCCAAGTTATCTACCATTGATGACTTAGAA ATGAGGGTGTCATACGTGGGGGAGAAGACTGTGGTAGTGAGCTTGACTTGTAGCAAGAAGGAGGGCACTTTGGtcaaattgtgtgaattattcGAAGCTTTGAAGCTCAAAATTATTACAGCTCATATCACTGCTTTTTCTGGACGACTCCTAAAGACTGTCTTCGTTGAG GCTGATGAACTGGAGAAGGATGAACTTCGGTTAAAAATAGAGACAGCGATATCATTAGCTCGAGTCTAA
- the LOC141592594 gene encoding BTB/POZ domain-containing protein At5g48130 — protein sequence MEAYSPKESSFLSSPYSSPNLTALLKIKIISWSQETGLPVTVRVRVAEKSFNLHKFPLMAKSGYFKRQLSEWQEVELPANFPGGSETFEMIALFIYGSSTFIDPFNVASLRCASEFLEMTEAYASGNLSSRTDLYLNQVVLQSWDDTLIVLQKCQTLHPWAEDLLIVSRCIESLAFMACMEILDPERKRERPIASLDTLSTHPWSCDIVKEIVSQDLWIKDLIALKFGFFKRIISSLRRQGMRERFVSPIIVFYANKWVLSKKTRQFWECLCDKESDNNVNDSSDQVMEILQGILDLLLIGEKGSRVIPVGFYFALLARSLELGGLNDGRLKLQEQIIHLLPLAHVEDFLIPREPNELISSSMELAIMESIFSRYFSSFMTVNETPPMGNTIVAELWDLYLVRVARDSGLTVDEFMKLVEVVPVSCRNSHDHLYRAMNVYIQGHPALSQEEKSLVCKQLICQKLSQEVCIEAVQNELMPLRLIVQALFVQQLNTQQAFRHCSDSFRFAYSGDLSGTLSNPKTNNLQESPFTDGSHIANNPLKSLLENELDLQRPDIPRNEYESTSFRIQNLEQELVSLKKSLRLQQSVKDTDDFPGFSSKIRSFSKRRDAFGQVTGCIGSVNFSSQRKYAGKLLKIFRRVSLFGRGKLKRRPSVSGS from the exons ATGGAAGCATATAGCCCTAAGGAGTCTTCCTTCTTATCAAGTCCTTACTCTTCACCTAATCTCACTGCCCTTCTCAAGATAAAGATTATATCATG GAGCCAAGAGACAGGTCTACCAGTAACTGTCCGAGTTCGTGTTGCTGAAAAATCCTTTAATTTGCATAAG TTCCCACTAATGGCTAAAAGTGGATACTTCAAGAGACAATTAAGTGAATGGCAAGAAGTCGAATTACCAGCCAATTTCCCAGGAGGTTCGGAGACATTTGAGATGATTGCATTGTTCATCTACGGTTCTTCAACATTCATAGATCCCTTTAATGTCGCGTCCCTTAGATGCGCCTCAGAGTTTCTCGAAATGACCGAGGCTTATGCTTCCGGGAACCTCTCTTCTCGGACTGACCTCTACCTAAACCAAGTAGTCCTACAAAGTTGGGATGATACTCTTATTGTCCTACAAAAATGCCAAACTCTGCACCCTTGGGCAGAGGACCTTCTTATAGTAAGCCGATGTATAGAATCACTTGCTTTTATGGCTTGTATGGAAATTCTTGACCCTGAAAGGAAAAGAGAAAGGCCGATTGCTTCTCTAGATACCCTTTCTACTCATCCTTGGAGTTGCGACATTGTAAAGGAGATAGTAAGCCAAGATCTTTGGATAAAGGATCTTATTGCTTTAAAATTCGGATTTTTCAAAAGGATAATTAGCTCTTTAAGGAGACAAGGAATGAGGGAAAGGTTTGTTAGTCCAATCATTGTTTTCTATGCTAACAAATGGGTTCTTTCCAAGAAAACACGACAATTTTGGGAGTGTCTATGTGACAAAGAAAGCGATAATAATGTGAATGATTCAAGTGACCAAGTCATGGAAATATTGCAAGGGATCCTTGATTTGTTACTTATTGGAGAAAAGGGTAGTCGAGTTATTCCTGTTGGTTTTTACTTTGCCTTGTTAGCACGATCTCTTGAACTTGGCGGGTTAAACGATGGCAGACTAAAGTTGCAAGAACAAATTATACATCTTTTACCTTTGGCTCACGTAGAGGATTTCCTTATTCCAAGGGAGCCAAATGAGCTGATTTCTTCAAGTATGGAGCTAGCTATTATGGAGAGTATATTTTCGAGATATTTTTCCTCATTTATGACAGTAAATGAGACACCTCCAATGGGGAATACAATTGTGGCTGAACTATGGGACTTGTATCTTGTTCGGGTAGCTCGTGACTCAGGTTTGACAGTTGATGAGTTCATGAAGCTTGTTGAGGTTGTGCCTGTGTCTTGCAGAAACAGCCATGATCacttgtatagagcaatgaatgTCTATATCCAG GGACATCCAGCTCTATCACAAGAAGAAAAAAGCTTAGTTTGCAAGCAGCTAATTTGCCAAAAACTATCGCAAGAGGTGTGCATAGAAGCAGTTCAGAATGAGTTAATGCCACTGAGACTGATTGTTCAGGCATTATTTGTTCAACAACTGAACACACAACAGGCTTTCAGACACTGTTCCGACTCCTTCAGGTTTGCATATTCCGGCGACTTGTCAGGTACCCTTTCAAACCCAAAAACAAATAATTTACAAGAAAGCCCTTTCACTGATGGGTCTCACATTGCTAACAACCCTTTAAAGTCCTTGCTAGAGAATGAACTAGACTTGCAAAGGCCTGATATACCAAGAAATGAATACGAATCGACAAGTTTTAGAATTCAAAATCTTGAGCAGGAACTTGTGTCACTTAAGAAGAGCCTTAGATTACAGCAGTCAGTCAAGGACACAGACGATTTTCCGGGCTTTTCATCGAAAATTAGATCATTCAGTAAGAGAAGGGATGCATTTGGACAAGTTACTGGTTGTATTGGTTCAGTGAATTTTTCTTCACAGAGAAAGTATGCTGGTAAATTATTGAAGATCTTTAGAAGGGTATCATTGTTTGGAAGAGGTAAACTAAAAAGAAGGCCTAGTGTTTCAGGTTCATAG